One segment of Yersinia kristensenii DNA contains the following:
- a CDS encoding contact-dependent growth inhibition system immunity protein, which produces MFNKDQDYWVSVYSTKDFLSVETDSGLGRVRRDPLFPSHLLPPDADNQTIGDAVLIALSNSRTLSLEESADFFDLETGKEQYAAWIAMLMEKYGYKTKRALFKDMKNCSIHCINDLITISPTRHEKLEAWSGRGIKESDDVVIPADSIPEEIGAALRLALSRCKG; this is translated from the coding sequence ATGTTTAATAAAGATCAAGACTACTGGGTATCGGTTTATTCTACTAAAGACTTTTTGAGTGTTGAAACTGATTCTGGGCTGGGTAGGGTGCGTAGGGATCCACTTTTTCCTTCCCATCTATTACCACCAGATGCAGATAATCAAACTATCGGTGACGCTGTCCTTATTGCGTTATCAAATAGCCGGACATTATCACTTGAGGAGTCTGCGGACTTTTTTGATCTTGAAACAGGCAAAGAGCAATATGCGGCCTGGATAGCGATGCTGATGGAGAAATACGGTTATAAAACCAAGCGGGCATTATTTAAGGACATGAAAAACTGTTCTATTCATTGTATTAATGATTTGATCACCATCTCACCCACGCGCCATGAAAAACTAGAGGCATGGAGCGGCAGAGGGATAAAGGAATCGGATGATGTTGTTATCCCCGCAGACAGTATTCCAGAAGAAATCGGTGCCGCATTGCGATTAGCCCTTAGCCGCTGTAAAGGCTGA
- the yddG gene encoding aromatic amino acid DMT transporter YddG — translation MNRLPTLYGIIAILLWSMSVALTRGLSETLGPFGAGAAIYTVSGILVWLVAGKPTLRGQHPAYLYGCGALFVVYMVAFALAIGMANDRQQTLEIGLINYLWPSLTLLLAVPLLKLRARWWLWPGAALALFGVIWVVSGGEGLDVSILKTNISSNPLAYSLALIAAFTWAAYSNLVRVYSHGPGALPLFLLACALCLWVMFFMLTPGKLHFTQRATFELLLMGANTALAYLCWDIAMKKGNATLVAALSYFTPLLSILIASLWLNTLPSAAFWPGVAMVVAGSLLCWSASRTPLRP, via the coding sequence ATGAACCGCCTCCCTACCCTGTATGGCATTATTGCGATCCTGCTTTGGAGCATGAGTGTCGCCCTGACACGCGGGCTTTCTGAAACATTGGGGCCATTTGGGGCCGGAGCAGCTATTTATACCGTCAGTGGAATATTGGTGTGGCTGGTCGCCGGGAAACCGACTTTGCGCGGGCAGCATCCGGCTTATCTGTATGGTTGTGGAGCACTGTTTGTGGTGTATATGGTGGCTTTTGCCTTAGCCATCGGGATGGCAAATGACCGCCAACAAACACTCGAAATTGGCCTGATTAACTATCTCTGGCCCAGCTTAACTCTGCTATTAGCGGTGCCCTTACTCAAACTGCGGGCGCGTTGGTGGCTGTGGCCGGGAGCCGCTTTGGCGCTGTTTGGCGTTATTTGGGTGGTGAGTGGCGGAGAGGGGTTGGATGTTAGTATTCTGAAAACCAATATCAGCAGTAACCCACTGGCTTACAGTCTGGCGCTGATTGCGGCCTTTACTTGGGCGGCTTATTCCAATCTGGTGCGTGTATATAGCCACGGGCCGGGGGCCTTGCCGCTCTTTTTGCTCGCCTGCGCCCTGTGTCTGTGGGTGATGTTTTTTATGCTGACACCCGGTAAGTTGCATTTCACTCAGCGCGCCACTTTTGAGCTGCTACTGATGGGAGCCAATACTGCGCTGGCCTATTTGTGCTGGGATATCGCCATGAAAAAAGGCAACGCCACACTGGTCGCTGCCCTCTCTTACTTCACACCTTTGCTCTCGATACTGATTGCCAGTTTGTGGCTCAATACCTTGCCGTCAGCCGCTTTCTGGCCGGGTGTGGCGATGGTGGTTGCCGGTTCATTACTCTGCTGGTCTGCCAGCCGCACTCCCCTTCGCCCTTGA
- the yacL gene encoding protein YacL, whose amino-acid sequence MDYEFLRDLSGQVLVRFSMGHEVIGHWLNEEIKGDLAKLDQIEAAAAEVKGSERQWQLDGHEYTLWLDGEEVMVRANQLDIEGDEMEEGMNYYDEESLCLCGLEDFLLVLKGYRNFIISK is encoded by the coding sequence ATGGACTATGAATTCTTGCGTGATTTAAGCGGGCAAGTGCTGGTCAGATTCTCCATGGGGCATGAAGTGATCGGCCACTGGCTCAATGAAGAAATTAAAGGTGATTTGGCAAAGCTGGATCAAATTGAAGCGGCTGCCGCCGAAGTCAAAGGCAGTGAGCGCCAGTGGCAACTGGACGGGCATGAATATACCTTGTGGCTGGACGGCGAAGAAGTGATGGTGCGCGCCAATCAATTAGACATTGAAGGCGACGAGATGGAAGAGGGCATGAATTATTATGATGAAGAAAGCCTCTGCCTGTGCGGTTTGGAAGACTTTCTTTTAGTATTGAAAGGCTATCGTAACTTCATCATTTCTAAATGA
- the speD gene encoding adenosylmethionine decarboxylase: protein MSKLKLHGFNNLTKSLSFCIYDICYAETADDRDGYIAYIDEQYNANRLTEILTETCSIIGANILNIARQDYDPQGASVTILVSEEPVDPRDVDNSEHPGPLPSAVVAHLDKSHICVHTYPESHPEAGLCTFRADIEVSTCGVISPLKALNYLIHQLESDIVTMDYRVRGFTRDINGVKHFIDHKINSIQNFMSDDMKSLYHMMDVNVYQENIFHTKMMLKDFDLKHYLFNAKPEELSAAERERITRLLYKEMQEIYYGRNVPEV, encoded by the coding sequence TTGTCCAAGCTTAAACTACACGGCTTCAACAACCTGACGAAAAGCCTGAGTTTTTGTATTTACGATATTTGTTATGCCGAGACCGCAGACGACCGCGATGGCTATATCGCCTACATTGACGAACAGTATAATGCCAACCGCCTGACTGAGATTTTGACTGAAACCTGCTCGATCATTGGCGCAAACATTTTGAATATCGCCCGTCAGGATTACGATCCTCAAGGGGCGAGTGTCACTATTTTGGTCAGCGAAGAGCCGGTCGATCCGCGCGATGTTGATAACTCCGAGCACCCCGGCCCACTACCGAGTGCGGTGGTCGCCCACTTGGATAAGAGCCATATTTGCGTCCATACCTATCCGGAAAGCCACCCTGAAGCAGGGTTATGCACTTTCCGTGCAGATATTGAAGTCTCGACCTGTGGCGTTATTTCACCGCTGAAAGCGCTGAATTACCTTATCCACCAATTGGAATCCGATATTGTTACTATGGATTACCGGGTGCGTGGTTTTACCCGTGATATCAACGGGGTAAAACATTTCATTGACCATAAAATCAACTCGATTCAGAACTTTATGTCTGACGATATGAAGTCGCTGTATCACATGATGGATGTGAATGTTTATCAGGAAAACATTTTCCATACCAAAATGATGCTGAAAGATTTCGATTTGAAGCACTATCTGTTTAACGCCAAGCCAGAAGAGCTGAGCGCCGCAGAACGAGAACGAATTACCCGCCTGTTATACAAAGAAATGCAGGAAATCTACTATGGCCGTAACGTGCCAGAAGTGTGA
- the speE gene encoding polyamine aminopropyltransferase, giving the protein MSQKELWYETLHANFGQYFSVENVLYREKTEHQDLVIFENPVLGRVMALDGVVQTTERDEFIYHEMMTHVPLLAHGQVKKVLIIGGGDGAMLREVSRHKDIEQITMVEIDAGVVEFCRQYLPKHNAGAYDDPRFKLVIDDGVNFVNQTTEKFDVIISDCTDPIGPGESLFTSAFYEGCARSLNEGGIFVAQNGVCFLQQDEAVDSHNKLSHYFKDVSFYQAAIPTYYGGIMTFAWATQNPQLRQLDIATLQQRFAEAGLTCRYYNPAIHVGSFALPQYLLDALTAKC; this is encoded by the coding sequence ATGTCACAGAAAGAACTATGGTATGAAACATTACATGCCAACTTCGGCCAGTATTTTTCTGTAGAGAATGTACTGTACCGCGAAAAAACTGAGCACCAGGATTTGGTGATTTTTGAGAACCCTGTGCTGGGCCGCGTAATGGCGTTGGATGGTGTGGTGCAAACCACCGAGCGCGATGAATTTATCTATCACGAAATGATGACGCACGTCCCTTTGTTGGCCCATGGTCAGGTAAAGAAAGTGCTGATCATCGGCGGTGGCGATGGCGCGATGCTGCGTGAAGTCAGCCGCCACAAAGATATTGAGCAGATTACCATGGTGGAAATTGACGCCGGTGTCGTCGAGTTCTGCCGCCAGTATCTCCCAAAGCATAATGCGGGCGCTTATGATGACCCCCGCTTCAAGTTAGTGATTGATGATGGCGTCAATTTCGTTAATCAAACGACCGAAAAATTCGATGTCATTATCTCGGATTGTACTGACCCCATCGGCCCCGGAGAAAGCTTGTTTACCTCGGCTTTTTATGAAGGATGCGCCCGTAGTTTGAACGAGGGCGGCATTTTTGTGGCGCAAAATGGCGTGTGCTTCCTGCAACAAGATGAAGCGGTCGACAGCCATAACAAACTTAGCCACTATTTCAAGGATGTCAGTTTTTATCAGGCCGCCATTCCGACCTATTACGGCGGTATCATGACCTTCGCTTGGGCGACGCAAAACCCACAGTTGCGCCAATTAGATATTGCCACGCTACAACAGCGCTTTGCCGAAGCGGGCCTGACCTGCCGCTACTATAACCCAGCTATTCATGTCGGCAGCTTTGCCTTGCCGCAGTATTTGCTGGATGCCTTAACGGCCAAATGTTGA
- a CDS encoding DUF637 domain-containing protein, translating to MAGFAYRRVRILSWILIYLTAVYPLHPAMAAGIQAVDRQTTVKLYGETPVVNIATPNAAGVSHNRYRDFNVPPKGAVLNNSQVDLNSKLTGHLAANPHLTGDNAARLIINEVTSRQPSSLEGMLAVFGPKASVIIANLNGLIANDSWFSNIDTMTLTTGTPILNPQGALERLNVVGGAITIGDKGLNTRHQDDTAIISRTLKLDGKIYANQLDIILGVNQVDYQNGSIQPLPAAGATPALAIDTHVLGGMYADRIRLVSTEKGVAANLKNIFIIEGDANIDVAGNVTLGNLFAKKDLNIVSKKATISAGSKLLSGRDISLVNSEFNNFGRVAAEGDLRIFSDQVKNAGQQALLIANNNIWIQKDAAGNKNTRVENKSGTIKTNSGDLIIRTEKLENSRPIVTAGWQKLIPDSRQLNDYDDDSDSPGKVIITLEYDWPTRELPEKWFGAIETGEWQSGVWRINTEKSVWQLNALSPAATLYSGNDLYINASQLENKNSHISATKDIFLTGNDFLNGSSSHWVKDEFRYYKVDYHWPDYYVFHDSRLFYQLTEAEKHSATITAGGNIVLDFNNNIQLQRPVPELDKAAPLSLSEFTPPVLKGHNILLHGKTISSSDLIQASGDITFIAEDSIALANSSLRGQDISLTALNDIYSSSSEFLGSNILFLSREGNIKTNSPDMSSRQPDDARVFNLIKARHDFTAIAGKDINLTDTIIHPAANISLSAGHDINISHILKPEEILITDGFLDPDKYMENINQLLSLSNRLTSNGDNILNAGNNLTLQGIQLNAGQDINLHAARDIELEPYNITVWSDLMERYNNNHSGSTYYNIFPRAQTPDYTVQINAKGNTLINAGRDILTRGSNINADNNLTLLAGQHIQLAVLPYTGIDWADDSRYTRHAATRLKAGNTLNVVANHDFITQGAELTSGGDMTLTSGGNMRFESVLNEDHYGGGDNSSYRKLQQSTQLNSGGALTLISNGSILFQATQLVAKKVMDIAAEGGYLFAQAMEETSHAEERWSTRKWWGRKKSHHNVHHVATNKVTEFTADGDISLLSRDDSTYQASKIAAGQNAKLTSTHGKVIFEAVKNTTFEQKTSLSKGFYIKNTDKGYQKDKWVLPSVQTGGEFRVNAADGISADVKAQNNQSVQAAVNELATIPGNEWLKDLHLRDDVQWQKVMDAYHSWDHKSEHLNPVVAALIAIGVAVATSGSSLVAHANIAVGSGVAGGAVTAGMSSLAAQAAVALVEHKGDLSKTFSTLGSNESVKSLATSMAVGGALSGFDSLMGFNTAADGASAAKLPRLSNGDWSKVAQRVAGQSLISSSLNTGINGGSFKDNLTTALLTNIGGQLHAEGAHLIGNNGSVLGVQGKALSHALVAGVAAEIGGGDGKGAAAGALAAELAGVVMGENFIGSQNWQEKSERQAQFVRFLGGVTGAVFTGKAEGAYSGANAAEMTFRYNYLSHHQQKLMEAEMNAANTLADKGNVFIRWGITSATQDGAFAAGIVAGVPEGLHDSAIGLLGVLKEPKQTFMALKELINSDDVLGKVAQSVKQDWLSRIDRMEAHYQQAGARGAYDSGVEAGKLLVEYGGYAVGAGGVATGSARFAAGQVKKFRGEGPTVHPALLDELATNGVKFTPENVLAIARTPSGQIVFLEKGSATAGLRHIVEEHGSQFAKIGVSEVQIPRVVMKAVADGKIVGYQGSGIGRPIYETVINGQKYNIAITVGNNGYIVGANLRGTVK from the coding sequence ATGGCCGGATTTGCTTATCGACGCGTGCGTATACTGAGCTGGATACTGATTTATTTGACGGCGGTGTACCCTTTGCACCCGGCCATGGCTGCCGGTATTCAAGCCGTGGATCGCCAAACAACAGTGAAACTTTACGGCGAGACTCCGGTGGTTAATATCGCCACACCCAATGCCGCCGGTGTCTCTCATAACCGCTATCGTGATTTTAATGTTCCCCCCAAGGGGGCGGTGTTAAATAACAGTCAAGTGGATCTCAATTCGAAATTAACCGGTCATTTGGCCGCCAATCCACATTTAACTGGCGATAATGCTGCCCGATTGATTATCAACGAAGTGACGAGCCGTCAGCCGTCATCACTAGAAGGAATGCTGGCAGTTTTTGGCCCCAAGGCCAGTGTGATTATCGCCAATCTCAATGGGCTGATTGCCAATGACAGCTGGTTTAGCAATATAGACACAATGACGTTAACCACCGGGACGCCGATATTGAACCCGCAAGGGGCGCTGGAGCGGCTAAATGTTGTGGGCGGTGCTATCACTATAGGTGATAAAGGACTAAATACTCGTCATCAGGATGATACCGCCATCATCAGCCGCACGCTCAAGCTTGACGGTAAAATCTATGCAAATCAGCTTGATATTATTCTGGGTGTTAATCAGGTTGATTATCAGAATGGGAGTATTCAACCTTTACCCGCAGCGGGAGCCACCCCCGCACTGGCGATAGATACCCACGTTCTCGGTGGGATGTATGCTGATCGTATCCGCCTGGTATCAACGGAAAAAGGTGTGGCTGCTAACCTTAAAAATATTTTCATTATCGAGGGCGATGCAAATATTGATGTCGCGGGCAATGTGACATTAGGTAATCTTTTCGCGAAAAAAGATCTGAATATTGTCAGTAAAAAAGCCACTATTTCTGCGGGCAGTAAATTACTTAGCGGCCGTGATATTTCGCTAGTCAATAGCGAGTTTAATAATTTCGGCCGGGTAGCGGCAGAGGGCGATCTGCGTATTTTTAGTGATCAAGTAAAAAATGCCGGCCAACAAGCGCTGCTTATTGCTAATAACAATATATGGATACAAAAAGATGCCGCAGGGAATAAAAATACGCGGGTTGAAAATAAATCCGGCACCATTAAAACCAATAGTGGTGATTTAATTATCCGTACTGAAAAACTGGAAAATAGTCGCCCGATAGTGACTGCCGGGTGGCAGAAATTAATTCCGGATTCGCGCCAACTTAATGATTATGATGACGATAGCGATTCACCGGGCAAAGTTATCATCACATTAGAATACGACTGGCCCACCCGAGAATTGCCCGAAAAATGGTTTGGTGCCATCGAAACCGGTGAATGGCAAAGTGGTGTCTGGCGGATCAACACTGAAAAAAGTGTTTGGCAACTAAATGCATTATCACCGGCTGCCACCCTGTATTCAGGGAATGATTTGTATATTAATGCCAGCCAGTTAGAGAATAAAAACAGCCACATCAGTGCCACGAAAGATATTTTCCTGACCGGTAATGATTTTTTAAACGGCAGCTCCAGTCATTGGGTAAAAGATGAATTTCGTTATTATAAAGTGGATTATCACTGGCCGGATTATTATGTTTTCCATGACAGTCGATTGTTTTACCAGTTAACTGAGGCTGAAAAACACAGTGCGACAATCACGGCGGGTGGAAATATCGTGCTGGACTTTAACAACAATATTCAGTTACAGCGCCCGGTGCCGGAGTTAGATAAAGCTGCTCCCTTATCATTATCCGAGTTCACACCGCCGGTATTAAAAGGCCATAATATTTTACTGCATGGTAAGACTATTTCCAGCAGTGATTTAATACAGGCCAGTGGCGACATTACCTTTATTGCAGAAGACAGCATTGCATTAGCCAATAGCAGTTTGCGTGGTCAGGATATTTCACTGACGGCACTGAATGATATTTACTCATCATCAAGTGAATTTTTGGGGAGCAACATTTTATTTCTGAGCCGTGAGGGGAATATTAAAACAAATTCACCTGACATGTCTTCGCGTCAGCCAGATGATGCGCGGGTATTTAATCTCATTAAAGCCAGACACGATTTTACTGCCATTGCAGGTAAAGATATTAACTTAACCGACACCATTATCCATCCGGCAGCTAATATTAGCTTATCGGCCGGCCATGATATTAATATTTCACATATACTCAAGCCAGAAGAAATCCTAATTACCGATGGATTTTTGGATCCAGACAAGTATATGGAAAATATTAACCAACTATTATCGCTATCCAATCGATTAACCAGTAATGGCGATAATATACTGAATGCCGGTAATAACCTGACGTTACAGGGGATCCAGCTAAACGCCGGACAGGATATTAACTTGCACGCTGCTCGTGATATTGAACTGGAACCCTATAATATAACTGTTTGGTCAGATCTTATGGAGCGTTATAATAACAACCATTCAGGCTCTACATATTATAATATATTCCCTCGCGCCCAAACCCCTGATTATACAGTTCAGATAAATGCCAAAGGCAATACCTTAATTAATGCCGGTCGCGATATTCTGACCCGGGGCAGCAATATTAATGCGGACAATAATCTCACCTTATTAGCGGGACAACATATTCAACTGGCGGTGCTGCCATACACTGGTATTGATTGGGCTGATGACTCACGCTACACCCGCCACGCCGCTACTCGCTTGAAAGCCGGCAACACTCTGAATGTGGTGGCCAATCATGATTTTATCACCCAGGGCGCAGAACTGACCTCCGGTGGTGACATGACACTGACTTCCGGCGGCAATATGCGCTTTGAATCGGTGTTGAACGAAGATCATTACGGCGGTGGCGATAATTCCAGCTACAGAAAACTCCAGCAATCCACCCAGCTCAACAGCGGCGGTGCACTGACGTTAATTTCAAACGGCAGCATCTTGTTTCAGGCTACTCAGTTGGTAGCTAAAAAAGTGATGGATATTGCTGCCGAGGGTGGCTATTTATTCGCCCAGGCAATGGAAGAAACCAGCCATGCCGAAGAACGCTGGAGTACCCGCAAATGGTGGGGGCGAAAAAAATCGCACCATAATGTCCATCATGTGGCGACCAATAAAGTGACGGAATTCACGGCTGATGGTGATATCAGCTTGCTAAGCCGCGATGACAGTACCTATCAGGCGAGCAAAATTGCTGCTGGCCAGAATGCCAAACTGACCAGCACCCACGGCAAAGTGATTTTCGAAGCGGTCAAAAACACCACATTTGAGCAAAAAACCAGCTTATCGAAAGGTTTCTACATCAAAAACACCGATAAAGGATACCAGAAAGATAAATGGGTGCTGCCCAGCGTACAAACGGGGGGCGAGTTTAGGGTAAATGCTGCTGATGGGATTAGCGCAGATGTTAAAGCGCAAAATAACCAATCGGTACAGGCGGCGGTTAATGAACTGGCCACCATCCCCGGCAATGAATGGTTAAAAGATCTGCATTTGCGCGATGACGTGCAGTGGCAAAAAGTGATGGATGCCTATCATAGCTGGGATCACAAAAGTGAACACCTGAACCCGGTGGTGGCGGCATTGATTGCCATTGGTGTGGCTGTTGCCACCTCGGGTTCAAGCCTGGTTGCCCATGCCAACATTGCTGTCGGTAGCGGGGTAGCTGGTGGGGCGGTCACGGCGGGTATGTCATCGTTGGCCGCACAGGCGGCGGTGGCGTTAGTTGAACATAAAGGCGATTTATCTAAAACATTCAGTACCTTGGGCAGTAACGAGTCGGTGAAATCCCTGGCCACCTCAATGGCGGTGGGGGGCGCATTGAGCGGGTTTGATTCGCTGATGGGCTTTAATACTGCCGCCGATGGTGCCAGTGCGGCTAAATTACCGCGCCTGAGTAACGGCGATTGGAGCAAGGTCGCGCAGCGAGTTGCTGGCCAATCACTTATCAGTTCCAGCCTAAATACCGGCATTAATGGTGGCAGTTTTAAAGATAATCTGACCACGGCACTACTCACCAATATTGGCGGCCAGTTACATGCCGAGGGGGCGCATTTAATTGGCAATAACGGCAGTGTATTGGGCGTGCAGGGCAAAGCGCTGAGTCATGCACTGGTGGCGGGTGTTGCCGCTGAAATTGGTGGCGGCGATGGTAAAGGCGCGGCAGCAGGGGCACTGGCCGCCGAGCTTGCCGGTGTGGTGATGGGTGAGAATTTTATCGGCTCACAAAACTGGCAGGAAAAATCTGAACGTCAGGCTCAGTTCGTTCGGTTCTTGGGCGGTGTGACCGGTGCGGTGTTTACCGGAAAAGCGGAGGGGGCATACAGCGGTGCTAATGCCGCTGAAATGACATTCCGTTATAACTATCTTAGCCACCATCAGCAAAAACTGATGGAGGCTGAGATGAATGCGGCTAACACACTGGCCGATAAAGGTAATGTTTTCATTCGTTGGGGAATAACCAGCGCGACACAAGACGGCGCTTTTGCAGCAGGTATTGTTGCTGGTGTGCCGGAGGGTTTGCATGACAGTGCAATAGGGCTGCTTGGGGTGCTGAAAGAGCCTAAACAAACCTTTATGGCACTGAAAGAGCTGATTAACAGCGATGATGTGTTGGGCAAGGTGGCGCAAAGTGTCAAGCAAGACTGGCTATCACGAATTGACAGAATGGAAGCACATTACCAGCAAGCCGGAGCCAGAGGCGCATATGATTCCGGTGTTGAAGCGGGTAAACTGCTGGTTGAATATGGCGGTTATGCCGTAGGCGCTGGCGGTGTAGCAACGGGTAGCGCGCGCTTTGCCGCCGGGCAGGTGAAAAAGTTTAGGGGGGAAGGGCCAACGGTACATCCTGCTTTGCTTGATGAGTTAGCTACCAATGGTGTGAAATTTACGCCTGAAAATGTTCTAGCGATAGCTCGTACCCCAAGTGGACAGATTGTTTTCCTTGAAAAAGGCAGTGCTACAGCAGGATTGAGACATATTGTAGAGGAGCATGGTAGTCAATTTGCTAAAATTGGCGTTTCTGAAGTACAAATACCTAGAGTAGTAATGAAAGCTGTTGCTGATGGAAAAATTGTTGGCTACCAAGGCTCTGGTATTGGCCGCCCAATTTACGAAACTGTTATAAATGGACAAAAATATAACATTGCAATTACTGTCGGAAATAATGGTTACATTGTTGGCGCTAATTTGAGAGGGACAGTGAAGTGA